A window from Setaria italica strain Yugu1 chromosome VIII, Setaria_italica_v2.0, whole genome shotgun sequence encodes these proteins:
- the LOC101770802 gene encoding putative disease resistance RPP13-like protein 3: MELATAALGSLLPKLATLLSDEYKLQKGVRGEIRFLQAEMESMQAALESVSRLPAHQIDDLNKIWVRDLKELVYDIEDSVDAFKVSVDGPVPVHAHSFTKFFDRTMGLLTKFKNRHHIGNDIQNIKRRIEDVTQRRERYRIGANAAQPDTDLIDPRVLASFEHASKLVGTDGPTEKISNLLTQGKGPQKQKLMVVSIVGVGGLGKTTIANMVYERLGGQFDCKAFVSVSLKPNVKQIFSSILRQISNDICTNIGEKDPEELIRSIRQFLMDKKYLIVIDDVWEEEAWKTIVSALIDKNHGSRVIVTTRNVDVANLTSVDGALYELDPLSDEDSKRLLCTRIFNEEQVIHSDLEEVTTKILRKCGGVPLAIITVSSMLACIQNKTKYEWYGVYNSMGSGLEKDKSLKNMRKILYLSYSDLPSYLKPCLLYLSMFPEDYEILRKDLIRLWVAEGFVDDKKGSNSYDLGEIYFSELVNRSMIQPVDMNQNGSARACRVHDMVLDLIIYLAAQENFAMLSEGPDLKTSACKIRRLSLQGSKLDTDKEDRKEGQTAVPATVDMSHVRSLIALGDAFQWMQPLSRFSVLRVLVLELFPSKNIDPKDIFRLHHLRYLELRGELATELLEHIGNLQSLRTLDLWGTSLKELPPSIVRLKQLERLITNTKVKFPDGIGNLVSLQELAVLDVEKSPNTLAELVKLTELRVLAIAGFGEHDEGLIKTFLQTLINLNNIVTLNFVGSGSCSLDCMPEQWRGPAHLQSFNGDYIIFSELPRWFSSLCELSCLSICVRVLRQVDIQLLGALPVLRFLKLTSHGTPEERLVLGSDQPFRSLAEFEFTHFSRCWLVFGQGVMPRLQRLELYFEARKRVDGRFVAGMENLTSLKHVTVEVDCHRARTREVEDAETKIRDAVDGHPNHPTLVLSRSSELSMAEDENEDVRKGPEQQSWDLLTANDEREDLQS, from the exons ATGGAGCTCGCAACGGCAGCTCTGGGCAGCCTTCTCCCCAAGCTTGCCACCCTTCTCAGCGATGAATACAAGTTGCAGAAGGGGGTGAGGGGGGAGATCAGGTTCCTGCAAGCTGAAATGGAGAGCATGCAGGCTGCCCTCGAAAGCGTGTCCAGGCTGCCTGCTCATCAGATCGATGATCTTAACAAGATCTGGGTGAGGGACTTGAAGGAGCTGGTGTATGATATTGAGGACAGTGTCGATGCTTTCAAGGTGAGTGTCGATGGTCCTGTTCCTGTCCACGCGCATAGCTTCACAAAGTTTTTCGATAGGACCATGGGATTGTTGACAAAGTTCAAAAATCGCCATCATATTGGCAATGACATTCAAAATATCAAGAGACGCATCGAGGATGTTACCCAAAGGCGAGAAAGGTACAGAATTGGAGCTAATGCAGCGCAACCTGACACGGACCTCATTGACCCTCGCGTCCTGGCAAGCTTTGAGCATGCATCGAAGCTAGTTGGCACTGATGGCCCTACAGAGAAGATCTCCAACTTGCTAACACAAGGGAAGGGTCCGCAAAAACAGAAGCTAATGGTTGTCTCAATCGTTGGAGTTGGAGGCCTGGGCAAAACGACAATTGCCAATATGGTGTACGAAAGGCTTGGGGGCCAATTTGACTGTAAAGCTTTTGTTTCAGTGTCACTCAAGCCGAACGTGAAGCAGATTTTCAGCAGCATACTACGGCAAATTAGTAATGATATATGCACCAATATTGGAGAAAAGGATCCTGAAGAACTTATAAGGAGTATCAGGCAATTCCTCATGGACAAGAA GTATCTGATTGTAATTGATGATGTATGGGAGGAAGAAGCGTGGAAAACCATCGTGTCTGCTCTTATTGACAAGAATCATGGTAGCAGAGTTATTGTGACAACTCGCAATGTTGACGTGGCTAATTTGACTTCTGTTGACGGCGCTCTGTACGAACTAGATCCACTCTCCGATGAGGATTCCAAAAGGCTGCTTTGTACAAGGATCTTTAATGAAGAACAGGTAATTCATTCTGACCTTGAGGAGGTCACAACAAAAATTTTGAGGAAGTGTGGTGGGGTACCATTAGCTATCATCACTGTATCAAGTATGTTGGCTTGtatacaaaataaaacaaagtatGAATGGTATGGTGTGTACAATTCTATGGGTTCAGGACTTGAAAAGGACAAGAGTCTTAAGAACATGCGAAAGATATTATATCTTAGTTACAGTGATCTTCCATCCTATCTAAAGCCTTGTTTATTATATCTAAGCATGTTTCCAGAGGATTATGAGATTCTAAGAAAGGACTTGATACGGCTTTGGGTAGCAGAAGGTTTTGTTGATGACAAAAAGGGCAGCAACTCATATGATCTAGGAGAAATATATTTCAGTGAGCTTGTCAACAGAAGCATGATTCAGCCGGTAGACATGAATCAAAATGGTAGTGCAAGAGCATGTCGAGTGCACGATATGGTACTTGATCTTATCATTTACCTTGCAGCTCAAGAAAATTTTGCTATGCTATCAGAAGGCCCGGACCTCAAAACATCAGCATGTaagattcgacgattatcgCTTCAAGGTAGCAAGTTAGATACTGATAAAGAAGATAGAAAGGAAGGGCAAACAGCAGTGCCAGCAACGGTGGACATGTCACATGTGAGGTCACTCATTGCACTAGGTGATGCCTTTCAATGGATGCAACCTCTTTCAAGGTTTTCTGTCCTACGTGTTTTGGTTTTGGAACTTTTTCCAAGCAAGAACATTGATCCTAAGGATATTTTCCGTTTGCATCATCTGAGATATCTGGAACTACGAGGGGAGCTTGCAACTGAGCTTCTAGAACATATTGGAAACCTACAGAGTCTACGGACATTGGATTTGTGGGGCACGTCCCTAAAAGAACTGCCACCTAGTATTGTTCGGCTAAAACAGCTTGAACGTCTGATTACTAATACAAAGGTGAAATTTCCAGATGGGATTGGGAACCTAGTGTCCCTGCAAGAGCTGGCAGTGCTCGATGTGGAAAAGTCACCAAACACCCTGGCAGAGCTAGTTAAGCTTACTGAACTACGGGTGCTGGCTATAGCCGGATTTGGTGAACATGATGAAGGTCTCATTAAGACATTTCTCCAGACCCTCATTAATCTAAACAATATTGTCACTCTAAATTTTGTTGGCAGTGGGTCATGTTCCCTAGATTGTATGCCGGAGCAGTGGAGAGGCCCTGCTCACCTACAAAGCTTTAATGGAGATTACATAATCTTCTCTGAGTTGCCACGTTGGTTTTCATCCCTCTGTGAGCTCTCCTGCTTGTCCATCTGCGTCCGTGTGCTAAGGCAGGTGGATATCCAACTGCTTGGAGCTTTGCCCGTGCTACGTTTCCTTAAGCTAACTTCGCATGGCACCCCTGAAGAACGGCTGGTCCTTGGCAGTGATCAGCCCTTCCGCTCTCTAGCAGAGTTTGAGTTTACGCACTTTTCAAGATGCTGGCTGGTGTTTGGACAAGGAGTGATGCCAAGGCTTCAAAGGCTTGAGTTATACTTTGAAGCACGGAAGAGAGTGGACGGCCGTTTTGTTGCTGGCATGGAGAACCTCACTTCCCTTAAACATGTCACCGTCGAAGTTGACTGTCATCGTGCCAGGACGAGGGAGGTGGAGGATGCAGAGACCAAAATCAGGGATGCAGTTGACGGCCACCCGAATCATCCAACTCTTGTGCTGTCAAGAAGTTCCGAATTATCAATGGCAGAGGATGAGAACGAAGACGTACGTAAGGGTCCGGAGCAGCAAAG TTGGGACTTGCTGACTGCCAACGATGAAAGGGAAG ACTTGCAAAGTTAA